A genomic region of Castor canadensis chromosome 16, mCasCan1.hap1v2, whole genome shotgun sequence contains the following coding sequences:
- the Nup62 gene encoding nuclear pore glycoprotein p62, translating into MSAFNFGSTGAPTGGFTFGTAKTATTTPSTGFSFSTSGTGGFNFGTPSQPAATTPSTSLFSLTTQAPATQTPAFSFGTTTPASGGTGFSLGISAPKLNLSNPATTLAPASTSGFGLSSSTLSNAISSQGATPTGFVFGSSTTSTVPASTSGGFSFTSGSTAQPGTSTFNIGSVGSSAQPTALSGLPFTPTALATTGAGAIQPAAPTPASTTSAGPNLFASIAAAPTSSTATGLSLPAPATTTGASGAGTLAFSLKAPAAASSTSTVTSTTATTTTTTTTTGFALNLKPLVPAGIPSNATTAVTAPPGTSAATGVATCPVMTYAQLESLINKWSLELEDQERHFLQQATQVNAWDRTLIENGEKITSLHREVEKVKLDQKRLDQELDFILSQQKELEDLLSPLEESVKEQSGTIYLQHADEEREKTYKLAENIDAQLKRMAQDLKDIIEHLNTSGGPADTSDPLQQICKILNAHMDSLQWIDQNSALLQRKVEEVTKVCEGRRKEQERSFRITFD; encoded by the coding sequence ATGAGCGCGTTTAACTTTGGAAGCACTGGGGCTCCTACAGGCGGGTTCACTTTTGGCACTGCAAAGACAGCAACAACCACACCCTCcacagggttttctttttctacttctggCACTGGAGGGTTTAATTTTGGGACTCCCTCCCAACCAGCTGCAACTACTCCTTCCACCAGCCTGTTCTCCCTCACTACCCAGGCTCCAGCTACACAGACCCCAGCATTCAGTTTTGGAACGACAACTCCTGCTTCTGGAGGAACTGGCTTTTCCTTGGGGATCAGTGCTCCAAAGCTAAACTTGAGCAACCCAGCCACCACCCTGGCCCCAGCAAGCACCAGTGGCTTTGGGCTCAGCAGCAGCACCCTCAGCAATGCCATATCGAGCCAGGGGGCTACGCCCACTGGCTTTGTGTTTGgctcctccaccacctccacagTTCCAGCCAGCACATCTGGAGGGTTCTCGTTCACCAGTGGAAGCACAGCCCAGCCTGGGACGTCCACTTTCAACATTGGCTCTGTGGGCAGTTCGGCCCAGCCTACGGCACTTTCTGGATTACCCTTTACTCCCACTGCACTAGCAACCACGGGAGCAGGGGCCATACAGCCAGCCGCTCCCACACCCGCCTCCACTACCAGTGCAGGGCCCAACCTCTTTGCATCAATAGCAGCTGCTCCCACCTCATCCACTGCCACGGGGCTCTCCCTACCTGCCCCAGCAACCACCACTGGGGCATCCGGGGCGGGAACACTGGCCTTCAGCCTAAAGGCCCCTGCAGCAGCTTCTAGTACCTCTACAGTAACATCTACCActgctaccaccaccaccaccaccaccaccaccggcTTTGCCTTGAATTTAAAACCACTGGTGCCAGCTGGAATCCCCAGCAATGCAACAACGGCTGTGACTGCTCCGCCTGGCACCAGTGCAGCTACTGGGGTAGCCACCTGCCCCGTGATGACCTATGCACAGCTGGAGAGCCTGATCAACAAGTGGAGCTTGGAGCTGGAAGACCAGGAGCGACATTTCCTCCAGCAGGCCACCCAGGTCAATGCCTGGGACCGCACACTGATTGAGAATGGGGAGAAGATCACCAGCCTGCATCGAGAAGTGGAGAAGGTGAAACTGGACCAGAAGAGACTGGACCAGGAGCTCGATTTTATCCTGTCCCAGCAGAAAGAGCTAGAAGACCTGCTGAGCCCACTGGAGGAGTCAGTCAAGGAGCAGAGTGGCACCATCTACCTGCAGCACGCCGACGAGGAGCGCGAGAAGACCTACAAACTGGCTGAGAACATTGACGCGCAGCTCAAGCGCATGGCCCAGGACCTCAAGGATATCATCGAGCACCTGAACACGTCGGGAGGCCCCGCAGACACCAGCGACCCCCTGCAGCAGATCTGCAAGATCCTCAATGCGCACATGGACTCCCTACAGTGGATCGACCAGAACTCGGCCCTGCTGCAGAGGAAGGTAGAGGAGGTGACCAAGGTGTGCGAGGGACGTCGCAAGGAGCAGGAGCGCAGCTTCCGGATCACGTTCGACTGA